The following proteins are encoded in a genomic region of Enoplosus armatus isolate fEnoArm2 chromosome 11, fEnoArm2.hap1, whole genome shotgun sequence:
- the txndc9 gene encoding thioredoxin domain-containing protein 9, whose amino-acid sequence MANQSIDIITKVLEQSAKLVEDKVDAQLSKLNEMDEDDLERLKERRLEALKKAQKQKQEWLSKGHGEYREVPSEKDFFGEVKDSKNVVCHFYRNSTFRCKILDKHLAILAKKHVETKFIKLNVEKAPFLTERLRIKVIPTLALLLDGKTKDYVVGFSDLGNTDEFPTEMLEWRLGCADVINYSGNLMEPPTVTQRSGTKFTKVEKKTIRGRAYDSDSDSGDD is encoded by the exons ATGGCCAACCAATCAATTGATATCATAACAAAGGTTTTGGAGCAGTCAGCCAAGCTGGTGGAGGATAAGGTGGATGCACAGTTGAGCAAACTGAATGAAATGGATGAAGATGATTTGGAAAGACTGAAGGAGAGGCGATTAGAGGCACTTAAAAAAGCCCAGAAACAGAAGCAG GAGTGGTTGTCTAAAGGCCACGGAGAGTACAGAGAAGTCCCAAGTGAGAAAGACTTTTTTGGCGAGGTCAAGGATAGCAAGAATGTTGTCTGCCACTTCTACAGAAATTCCACATTCAG ATGTAAGATCCTCGATAAACACTTGGCCATCTTGGCAAAGAAGCATGTTGAGACCAAATTCATCAAACTGAATGTGGAAAAGGCCCCATTTCTGACAGAGAGGCTGCGGATCAAGGTTATTCCCACGCTGGCCCTGCTATTAGACGGAAAAACAAAGGACTACGTGGTTGGATTCAGTGACCTGGGAAACACAGACGAGTTTCCCACAGAGATGCTTGAATGGAGACTCGGCTGTGCGGATGTTATTAActacag TGGTAACCTGATGGAGCCTCCTACAGTGACGCAGAGGTCAGGCACAAAGTTCACGAAGGTGGAGAAGAAAACCATCAGAGGGCGAGCTTACGACTCAGACTCTGATTCTGGAGATGACTGA
- the mrpl30 gene encoding large ribosomal subunit protein uL30m: MSGVCRGLSSLSVKILTEATILSPCPWFVSARSKFTKARIPKELFAERSKEHKKYGGDPDQPHKLHIVTRVKSVMRRPYWEKETVKHLGLEKAHVPVIHKNTPAVNSQLKFVKHLVRIEPLRIPYGLPAEQDMADTYINSKGELIVRRLLQPVDPKAIES, from the exons atgtcAGGTGTCTGTCGCGGTTTGAGCTCTCTATCAGTCAAG ATCCTGACAGAAGCTACAATTCTGTCACCTTGCCCGTGGTTTGTGTCGGCACGCAGCAAATTTACGAAAGCAAGAATCCCAAAAGAG CTTTTTGCAGAGAGAtcaaaagaacataaaaaatatgGCGGTGATCCAGACCAACCTCATAAACTGCATATAGTGACACGAGTCAAAAGTGTGATGCGAAGACCGTACTGGGAGAAAGAGACGGTGAAACACCTTGGGCTTGAAAAG GCACATGTACCTGTGATTCATAAAAATACACCTGCAGTCAACAGCCAACTGAAATTTGTCAAGCACCTTGTAAG GATTGAGCCGCTGAGGATTCCCTATGGACTCCCTGCTGAACAGGACATGGCCGACACCTACATTAACAGCAAAGGAGAGTTGATTGTTCGTCGCCTCCTCCAACCTGTAGACCCCAAGGCTATCGAATCTTAG
- the rev1 gene encoding DNA repair protein REV1, with protein sequence MSRDAWTKKKANASGDNGWAERGGYMAAKVSKLDEQFKLDAPREKQKEGACSNIFRGVSIYVNGYTEPSADELRRLMMLHGGQFHIYYSRSKTTHIIANNLPNCKIQELKGEKVISPEWITDSIKAGRLLPYLQYQLYAKQKGPLFPGMTLRQTSEIAGPSHGLLQPSVHQKLHLPQRSIQHSVLNHEQPSSSCQNNSTPNPSHSRLYQGNIQPQSIQHNSAAHFINPQPSHLASSHLNTDPRHRSPLHTFPLSNPSPTKHPHKPPQSSLHTPHPNLLHQRAGQPQPQINSSCNSARSGYKEVELKINGLLQTSMDLMSHSKMNEMQECGKEDPFLQVVKEVPLTNGHTHLANGALKPEDLSPVTDGPSVDKECRVKSPEDKPPSSPVQFQTKPDPYEFPHSPPKQSPVFLEQSISQGANEERPKPPPPSYQEAIKATESHLLPKRLQPSCQVDSNTEKTPLSPASRCLSHSPIRLNGSHHNAFSSDSAFPNTTNVTAKPHPPTEKSPSCKSSAQLLAQTGGLISEFYSHSRLHQISTWRSCFSEYVNELHSKRKAAGGASFPGKDRLRKSVAQRFTDSRGTSAPASVKSCILHVDMDCFFVSVGIRHRPELKGKPVAVTSNRGQGRVPLRPGAHPQLELQYYQRKQTHPPTERADEDLHRTPSQESPESHANGVDQDAATLSMAEIASCSYEARQVGVRNGMFFGKAKQLCPSLQSVPYDFEAYKEVALTMYETLAGYTHDIEALSCDEVLIDGSALLAELGINPEDLAKAIRADIKEKTGCCASVGMGSNILLARLATRKAKPDGQYFLKSEEVDDFIRDLPVTSLPGVGPVMGRKLAAMGVRSCGDLQQMSLSQLQKKFGPRTGQTLFRFCRGLDDRPVRYEKERKSVSAEMNYNIRFTKVDEAECFLTNLSMEVQKRLQEAGLRGRRVTLKVMVRKVGAPLESAKYGGHGICDNLARTVMLAQSTDSGQLIAAAVIKLFHAMKLQVQDLRGVGIQVQLLEGNHTVPQDSMGSRKRSIKEMLLDQALSARSSNRDAADNNKQEKEKTSSTAATSSGSSPHLLSPPEPVPGTSRDQQACGQTPKHSRSRLNFSIEVPSPSQVDRSVLEALPAELREQVEQSWTNRDGRPSNPQSPSPQPPAPLPQPPSLKSHPTSPPCHPTPGPALYTPPVGTLVLQIPDQPDSLGIVLELPNFSQVDPDVFAALPKELQEELKSAYNRVTNVQVPAKMSKTPAVEQKNPLLQLKQSGIGIGRLKRRYKRKNAVSPVKKGPSPVKRRHTTNSPAKNVPSPIKSREPMNILKTENVPSTSTSKPDIPESLSKFIPRPAPALAGACDLTDIKTLLREWVTTITEPMEEDILQVVKYCTDLIEDKDLERLDLIIKYMKRLMQQSVESVWCMAFDFILDNVQVVVQQAYGSTLKIP encoded by the exons ATGAGTCGAGATGCTTGGACAAAGAAGAAAGCCAATGCCAGTGGTGACAATGGTTGGGCTGAAAGG GGCGGCTATATGGCTGCCAAAGTGTCGAAGCTGGACGAGCAGTTTAAACTTGATGCCcccagagaaaaacagaaggaagGTGCATGCTCCAACATTTTTAGAGGAGTGTCCATCTATGTCAATGGATACACAG AGCCAAGTGCAGATGAGCTACGCAGACTGATGATGCTGCATGGTGGCCAGTTCCACATCTACTACTCTCGCTCCAAGACCACCCACATTATCGCCAATAACTTGCCCAACTGCAAAATTCAGGAGCTCAAAGGGGAAAAGGTCATCAGTCCAGAGTGGATCACTGACAG tATCAAGGCTGGGCGTCTCCTGCCTTACCTACAGTACCAGCTGTATGCCAAACAGAAAGGCCCACTCTTCCCTGGCATGACTCTGCGGCAGACGTCAGAGATCGCCGGACCCAGCCACGGGCTGCTTCAGCCAAGCGTCCATCAAAAGCTTCATCTGCCACAGCGCAGCATTCAGCACTCCGTCCTCAACCATGAGCAGCCCTCATCCAGCTGCCAGAATAACTCCACCCCTAACCCCAGCCACAGTCGACTTTACCAAGGCAACATCCAACCTCAGTCCATCCAGCACAACTCTGCTGCTCACTTCATTAACCCCCAACCAAGTCACTTAGCATCCAGTCACCTCAATACAGATCCCAGGCACAGAAGTCCTTTACACACCTTCCCGCTGTCTAACCCAAGCCCCACAAAGCACCCACACAAGCCCCCACAGTCTAGTCTTCATACACCTCATCCTAATCTCCTGCACCAGAGAGCTGGCCAACCACAACCTCAGATCAACTCCTCTTGCAACAGTGCCCGCAGTGGCTACAAGGAAGTGGAATTAAAAAT AAACGGATTATTGCAGACCTCAATGGATTTGATGAGCcattcaaaaatgaatgaaatgcaagAGTGTGGCAAAGAAGATCCTTTCCTGCAGGTGGTGAAGGAAGTCCCCCTGACCAACGGACACACTCACCTTGCTAATGGTGCCTTAAAGCCAGAGGATCTGTCCCCTGTTACAGATGGACCCTCTGTTGACAAGGAATGCAGAGTCAAGAGTCCAGAGGATAAACCTCCAAGTTCTCCAGTGCAGTTTCAGACCAAACCCGACCCGTATGAATTTCCCCACAGTCCTCCAAAGCAATCTCCTGTTTTTCTGGAGCAATCCATCTCACAAGGAGCCAATGAGGAGAGACCTAAACCTCCACCCCCCAGCTACCAGGAGGCTATAAAAGCCACAGAAAGCCACCTACTCCCAAAACGGCTCCAGCCATCCTGTCAAGTTGATTCAAATACTGAAAAGACTCCTCTTTCACCTGCATCACGCTGTCTTTCACATTCTCCAATTCGACTTAACGGAAGTCACCACAATGCCTTTTCATCTGACTCTGCCTTTCCAAACACAACCAACGTAACAGCCAAACCTCATCCTCCCACTGAAAAGTCACCGTCATGTAAGTCTTCAGCGCAGCTGCTGGCACAGACAGGAGGTTTGATCTCTGAGTTCTACTCTCACTCGCGTTTACACCAGATCTCCACATGGAGGTCCTGCTTTTCTGAGTATGTCAACGAACTGCACAGCAAACGAAAAGCAGCGGGTGGAGCCTCCTTTCCTGGGAAAGACCGACTGAGAAAATCTGTGGCCCAGCGTTTTACAGACAGTCGAG GCACGTCGGCACCCGCAAGTGTTAAATCTTGTATTCTTCATGTGGACATGgactgtttctttgtgtctgtggggATTCGACATCGACCAGAGCTCAAAG GTAAGCCTGTAGCTGTGACCAGTAACCGTGGACAGGGCAGAGTGCCCCTGAGGCCCGGGGCCCACCCTCAGCTGGAGCTGCAGTACTACCAGAGGAAACAAACTCATCCTCCAACCG AGAGGGCAGATGAGGATCTACACAGAACTCCTTCACAAGAGAGTCCTGAGTCCCATGCCAACGGAGTGGACCAGGATGCTGCTACTCTCTCAATGGCAGAGATTGCATCCTGCAGTTATGAGGCTAG GCAGGTGGGCGTGAGGAACgggatgttttttggcaaagcAAAACAGCTGTGTCCTTCCCTGCAGTCAGTCCCATATGATTTTGAGGCCTATAAAGAGGTGGCTCTCACCATGTATGAGACTCTGGCAGG TTATACCCATGACATTGAGGCTCTGAGCTGTGATGAAGTGTTGATAGACGGCTCGGCTCTGCTAGCTGAGTTGGGCATCAACCCAGAAGATCTGGCCAAAGCAATCAGAGCAGACATCAAGGAGAAAACAGGATGCTGTGCGTCAGTGGGCATGG GGTCCAACATCCTTTTGGCCCGGCTGGCAACCCGTAAGGCCAAGCCAGATGGGCAATATTTCTTGAAGTCTGAAGAAGTGGATGATTTCATCAGGGACCTGCCGGTGACCAGCTTACCAG gcGTTGGGCCTGTTATGGGCAGAAAGCTGGCTGCTATGGGTGTGAGGTCATGTGGGGACCTTCAACAGatgtctctgtctcagctgCAAAAGAAGTTTGGACCCCGGACTGGACAAACCCTGTTCCGCTTCTGTAGGGGTCTAGATGACCGGCCTGTCCGCTACGAAAAGGAAAGGAAGTCTGTCTCAGCTGAGATGAACTACAACATTCGCTTTACTAAG GTTGATGAGGCAGAGTGTTTCCTGACTAACTTGTCCATGGAGGTGCAAAAACGTTTACAAGAAGCAGGGCTGCGGGGCCGCAGAGTTACCCTTAAGGTCATGGTTCGCAAGGTCGGAGCTCCACTGGAATCTGCTAAATACGGTGGTCATGGCATATGTGATAACCTAGCCAG gaCTGTGATGCTCGCTCAGTCCACTGACAGCGGTCAGCTGATTGCTGCTGCAGTCATCAAGCTGTTCCATGCCATGAAGCTGCAGGTTCAGGACCTCAGAGGAGTCGGCATCCAGGTTCAGCTTCTTGAAGGAAATCACACTGTCCCCCAGGACTCCATGGGCTCCCGGAAGCGCTCCATCAAAGAGATGTTGCTAGACCAGGCATTAAGTGCGAGATCTAGTAACAGAG ATGCtgctgacaacaacaaacaggaaaaggaaaagacttCCTCAACCGCAGCCACATCATCTGGCTCCTCTCCACATCTTCTGTCTCCTCCCGAGCCAGTCCCAGGGACAAGCAGAGACCAGCAGGCATGCGGACAAACTCCAAAACATTCTCGATCACGTCTGAACTTCAGTATTGAGGTCCCCTCCCCTTCACAG GTGGATCGTTCTGTGTTGGAGGCCTTGCCCGCAGAGCTGAGAGAACAAGTGGAGCAGTCGTGGACTAATCGGGATGGGAGACCAAGTAACCCTCAGTCACCCAGTCCACAGCCCCCTGCTCCTCTTCCACAGCCTCCCTCTCTGAAGTCTCATCCAACCTCCCCTCCTTGTCATCCCACCCCTGGTCCTGCACTGTACACTCCACCTGTTGGCACGTTGGTTTTACAGATCCCAGACCAGCCAGACAGTCTGGGAATTGTACTGGAACTACCAAACTTCTCACAG GTTGACCCGGATGTATTTGCTGCTCTTCCCAAAGAGCTCCAGGAAGAACTGAAGTCTGCTTACAACCGCGTAACAAATGTCCAGGTCCCGGCAAAAATGTCCAAGACCCCAG CAGTGGAACAGAAGAATCCACTGTTGCAGCTAAAACAGTCAGGAATTGGCATTGGTCGGTTGAAGCGGCGCTACAAGAGAAAAAATGCAGTGAGCCCTGTTAAAAAAGGTCCTTCCCCTGTGAAGAGGCGTCACACGACGAACAGCCCTGCCAAAAACGTACCATCTCCTATAAAATCTCGGGAACCAATGAACATACTGAAG ACTGAAAACGTTCCCTCCACATCGACCTCAAAACCGGACATCCCAGAGTCTCTGTCCAAATTCATTCCTCGCCCTGCTCCAGCGCTGGCCGGAGCCTGTGACCTGACGGACATTAAAACACTCCTACGGGAATGGGTCACCACCATAACAG AACCCATGGAGGAGGACATCCTGCAGGTGGTGAAGTACTGCACTGATCTGATTGAGGATAAAGATCTGGAGAGACTCGATTtgattataaaatatatgaaaag ACTCATGCAGCAGTCCGTGGAGTCTGTTTGGTGTATGGCTTTCGACTTCATCCTAGACAATGTGCAGGTGGTTGTGCAGCAAGCTTACGGTAGCACCCTGAAGATACCATGA